One segment of Desmodus rotundus isolate HL8 chromosome 6, HLdesRot8A.1, whole genome shotgun sequence DNA contains the following:
- the MPLKIP gene encoding M-phase-specific PLK1-interacting protein, producing MHRQNFRPPTPPYPGPGGGGWGSGSTFRGTSGGGGPRPPSPRDGYGSPHHTQSYGPRCRPYGSSHSPRRGGSFPGGRFGSPSPGGYPGSYSRSPAGSQQQFGYSPGQQHTHPQGSPRTSTPFGSGRGREKRMSNELESYFKPSMLEDPWAGLEPISVVDISQQYSSTQTFTGKKGRYFC from the exons ATGCACCGACAGAATTTCCGACCCCCGACTCCTCCTTACCCCGGCCCGGGTGGAGGAGGTTGGGGTAGCGGGAGCACCTTCCGGGGTACCTCGGGCGGAGGCGGACCACGGCCGCCTTCCCCTCGGGACGGGTACGGGAGTCCTCATCACACGCAGTCGTACGGGCCCCGCTGTAGGCCCTACGGGAGCAGCCATTCTCCACGACGCGGCGGCAGCTTCCCCGGGGGCCGGTTCGGGTCTCCGTCCCCTGGCGGTTACCCTGGCTCCTACTCCAGGTCCCCCGCGGGGTCCCAGCAGCAATTCGGCTACTCCCCAGGGCAGCAGCACACCCACCCCCAG ggtTCTCCAAGGACATCTACACCTTTTGGATCAGGGCGTGGTAGAGAAAAAAGAATGTCTAATGAGTTGGAAAGTTATTTCAAGCCTTCAATGCTTGAAGATCCTTGGGCTGGCCTAGAACCAATATCTGTAGTGGATATAAGCCAACAGTACAGCAGTACTCAAACATTCACAGGCAAAAAAGGAAGATACTTTTGTTAA